The Streptomyces camelliae genome window below encodes:
- a CDS encoding acyl-CoA dehydrogenase family protein, whose amino-acid sequence MDLSYTPEEEEFRARLREWLAKVLPTLPDRPAPEDWPGRRAYDLGWQRMLHDAGYADVHWDASPTTRLIFLEETEEAGAPYVGANFVGLLHAGPTIAAEGTAEQRARWLPPILRGEEVWCQGFSEPGAGSDLAALRTRARREGDDYVVSGSKIWTSHAEVADWCELLVRTDPDAPRRRGISWLAMPMDAEGITVRPLRTLAGSAEFAEVFLDEVRVPVANRVGAEHDGWRVTMVTLSFERGTAFVGEVLACRRVLGQLACAARENGRWDDPVLRRRLGRLEAEFRALWRLTQWNVSAAEVSGGGVPGVGGSLFKLRYSHARQDLYDAAADVLGPDRLDLDRPWVLDRLSSLSYTIAAGTSQIQRTIVAERMLGLPRGR is encoded by the coding sequence GTGGACCTGTCGTACACGCCCGAGGAGGAGGAGTTCCGGGCCCGGCTGCGGGAGTGGCTCGCCAAGGTGCTGCCCACCCTCCCGGACCGGCCCGCGCCCGAGGACTGGCCGGGCCGCCGCGCCTACGACCTCGGCTGGCAGCGGATGCTCCACGACGCCGGGTACGCCGACGTCCACTGGGATGCCTCGCCGACCACCCGCCTCATCTTCCTGGAGGAGACGGAGGAGGCCGGCGCGCCGTACGTGGGGGCGAACTTCGTGGGGCTGCTGCACGCCGGTCCGACGATCGCCGCCGAGGGTACGGCGGAGCAGCGGGCGCGCTGGCTGCCGCCGATCCTGCGCGGCGAGGAGGTGTGGTGCCAGGGGTTCAGCGAACCGGGTGCCGGCTCCGATCTCGCCGCACTGCGCACGCGCGCGCGGAGGGAGGGCGACGACTATGTGGTGAGCGGGTCCAAGATCTGGACCTCGCACGCGGAGGTCGCCGACTGGTGCGAACTGCTCGTCCGCACCGACCCGGACGCGCCCAGGCGCCGGGGCATCAGCTGGCTCGCGATGCCCATGGACGCCGAGGGGATCACCGTACGGCCGCTGCGTACGCTCGCCGGGTCGGCGGAGTTCGCCGAGGTGTTCCTGGACGAGGTCCGGGTGCCGGTGGCCAACCGGGTGGGCGCGGAGCACGACGGCTGGCGCGTGACCATGGTGACCCTGTCCTTCGAGCGGGGCACGGCCTTCGTCGGCGAGGTGCTGGCCTGTCGCCGGGTGCTCGGCCAACTGGCGTGCGCGGCACGGGAGAACGGCCGCTGGGACGACCCCGTACTGCGCCGTCGCCTCGGCCGGCTGGAGGCGGAGTTCCGGGCGCTGTGGCGGCTGACCCAGTGGAACGTGAGCGCGGCGGAGGTGAGCGGGGGTGGCGTGCCGGGTGTGGGCGGCTCCCTCTTCAAGCTCCGCTACTCGCACGCCCGCCAGGACCTGTACGACGCGGCGGCGGACGTACTCGGCCCGGACCGCCTCGACCTGGACCGGCCCTGGGTCCTGGACCGGCTGTCGTCCCTCTCCTACACCATCGCCGCCGGCACCTCCCAGATCCAGCGCACGATCGTGGCCGAGCGGATGCTCGGGCTGCCGAGGGGGAGATGA
- a CDS encoding acyl-CoA dehydrogenase family protein codes for MRFQLTDDQHALRAGVRQLLERRFGHEALRAAVDAPGRLDRGLWRALGEAGFFALRLPEARGGVGLGLPEAVLVFEEAGRALLPGPLVATHLAAGSVPGAATGETVVAAVDGELVEWLDGADAVLGDTSGAVPLRSLDPLTPLHRVPVAGVTDPVGSLLTAAEQLGTAGRVCELAAQHARTREQFGRPVGAFQAVQHLCADLLVRAEIARVAVYAAAVTADPADIAAARLLADEAAVRGARDCLQVHGGMGFTWEADVHLHLKRAWVRAQRGDGDTQSEELLAARLAG; via the coding sequence GTGCGATTTCAACTCACCGATGATCAGCACGCGTTGCGGGCGGGCGTACGGCAGTTGCTGGAGCGGCGGTTCGGGCATGAGGCGTTGCGGGCGGCCGTGGACGCTCCGGGCCGGCTCGACCGGGGGCTGTGGCGGGCCCTCGGCGAGGCGGGCTTCTTCGCTCTGCGGCTGCCGGAGGCGCGGGGCGGGGTCGGGCTGGGGCTGCCGGAGGCGGTCCTGGTCTTCGAGGAGGCGGGTCGGGCGCTGTTGCCGGGACCCCTGGTCGCCACCCACCTCGCGGCCGGGAGCGTGCCGGGTGCGGCGACCGGGGAGACGGTCGTCGCGGCCGTGGACGGGGAGCTGGTGGAGTGGCTGGACGGCGCGGACGCCGTACTCGGAGACACCTCGGGCGCCGTACCCCTGCGTTCGCTGGACCCGCTGACGCCACTGCACCGCGTTCCCGTCGCCGGTGTCACGGACCCCGTCGGCAGTCTGCTCACCGCAGCCGAACAACTGGGCACGGCTGGGCGTGTGTGCGAGCTGGCCGCGCAACACGCCCGGACTCGGGAGCAGTTCGGGCGGCCGGTCGGGGCGTTTCAGGCGGTGCAGCATCTCTGTGCCGACCTGCTGGTGCGGGCCGAGATCGCGCGCGTGGCGGTCTACGCGGCGGCCGTCACCGCCGACCCGGCCGACATCGCCGCCGCCCGGCTGCTCGCCGACGAGGCCGCCGTACGCGGCGCGCGCGACTGCCTGCAGGTGCACGGCGGCATGGGCTTCACCTGGGAGGCGGACGTCCATCTGCATCTGAAACGGGCCTGGGTGCGGGCCCAGCGTGGCGATGGGGACACACAGAGTGAGGAACTCCTCGCCGCGCGACTGGCCGGCTGA
- a CDS encoding ATP-binding protein encodes MQLEIRPDPAEVGRARRWARSRFAGLGIAADEPLAETLILLVSELVTNAVVHTGCPAVLRLSLPGAQSGADPSATVRVEVADTSSRAPVPRCARGDATGGRGLALVDCLADRWGWSPEGAGKSIWCELDRCSQSQEETPRQGAELAYGGGLSAYEGLAFEAV; translated from the coding sequence GTGCAGCTGGAGATCCGGCCCGACCCCGCGGAGGTGGGGCGGGCGAGGAGGTGGGCCCGCTCGCGGTTCGCCGGGCTCGGCATAGCGGCCGACGAGCCGCTGGCCGAGACCCTGATCCTGCTCGTCTCCGAGCTGGTGACCAACGCGGTGGTGCACACGGGCTGCCCGGCCGTGCTGCGGCTGTCCCTGCCGGGTGCGCAGAGCGGGGCCGACCCCTCGGCCACCGTGCGGGTGGAGGTGGCCGACACCAGCTCCCGCGCCCCCGTGCCGCGTTGCGCCCGGGGTGATGCCACCGGTGGCCGGGGCCTGGCGCTCGTGGACTGCCTGGCCGATCGCTGGGGCTGGAGCCCGGAAGGCGCCGGCAAGAGCATCTGGTGCGAATTGGACCGCTGTTCACAGTCCCAGGAGGAGACGCCCCGGCAGGGCGCGGAACTGGCGTACGGGGGCGGACTGTCCGCGTACGAGGGCCTGGCCTTCGAGGCGGTGTAG